GTTCTAGGTCACTTGAAGTTTCTACAGACCATGACTTCCGTCTGGCACGCATGGGCGCTCCGCGCGCTCATGTGACGAAAAGACGTCCACAACGGTGGTAAGGCCCCGTGCTTCTGCACACGATGGGTCTCCGCGGTCGCATCAACCGGTGGTGGGTTAGCCGGTAGATGGTGCCCGCGGTGAACCCGTGGTGGGTACCCGTGATGAACTTGCGGTGGGTTCAGTGGTCATGCTGCTCATGGCTCTGTTGATCAACGCACGGTGGGTTGCCAGTACCAACAACAGTCGCCCCTGGTAGGTTCCACCGTGTGACCAACACCTCACAGGTGCGCGCATGGAGCATGGCCCACGATGACCGGTCGCTGTCATCGTGACGGCCGTAGACATAGCCGCCTCGACCGGTGACAGGGAGGGCCAGAGGCCAGGGCACGGGTGGCTCCTAAGGAGCACCGTTCCTAAGGTGTATGGAGTTATGCCGTAAGCAGTAGGAGGCAGGTCGTGAGCAGCATGATCAGCACTGGCCGGAGCCAGATGGGCCGACGTCTTGGGAGTAGTGGCGCTACGCGCGCCGTACTCCCCTGGCAGGGCGGCGTTCGTTCGGGGAGGTCAGTCCCATCTCCCCATGTTGCTGGCTGGCGTCCCGCCTCGCCCGGCTGAGGCAACAGCACAGGCGAAAGAAGAGTAGTACGCCCGGGAATCCGCGACTCGCGTTCGTGCACAACCGGGCTAGGGCTTTTGCGTTCGCTAGCAGCGGGTGACAACAGTTCAGGAGGCGGCGCTGGTACCGGCACCTGGGGAGGGCACCTCGGCAGATGCTGGGTCCAGAGAGTGCGCCGCAGCCCCTGAAGGCCGCGCTCCCGGCACATCCCCAGCCCGGTCTGCAGGGCATCCACAGCGGCCAAGTAGTGCGGATGCTGTTCCCCTCGCGGGCGGAACCACTTCGCTCCAGCGTGCGAGGGTTTATGGAGGTAGGCGATCAGACGACTCAGGTCAGCCGCACCGGCGCGGATGCGGGTGCAGCCCTGACGCCGTGCCCTGATGATGACGCCGTCACCCGTAACGAACTCCCACCGGGTCCGCTGCGTCGGCGGCGAACTGGCCGGGACGATCAGGTGGAGGTGGAGTCCGCCGGCACGCAGGCGGGTACTCCTTTCCAGCTTGATCACCGCAGGTGTCGCGGGCAGGAGGTGGGCGATGAACGCCCGCACCTCATCGATGGTGGCTGGGTTGTAAGGGTTGTCATCGATGCCCGCCACCGCCACGACGACGTGCGTCCAGTCCCCCCGCAGACTCAGCAACCTCTCTGCGAGAACGCGACTCTGTTCGTCACTGGCCCGCCGCCGGAGCCGGTCGTCGGGCTGACGCGGGGGGCTGGTTATCTGGGGCGGGTGGGACTGGGCTAGTACTGGCAGGGCGTCAGCCTGGGGACTCACCTGCCTAGTCGCAGTGGCTTTGTCCCGGCGAGGCAGCCATGACGAGCACACGGCAACGATGCCGAGCCACAGGGAGCGGAAGAGCGCCGTCACTCCGTTCAGTCGGCGGCGTTGTTGAGGTGGTTCTGGGCCGTCGTTCTGAACGTCTCGATGAGCTGCCGCTTGGAGAACAGAAAAGCTTTGCCCCACCGGGTGCAAGGCACTTGTCGACTGTGCACCAGCCCCAAGAGCTCAGCCTGGCCGATCCGCAGGAACTGCGCCGCCTCCGCGGTTTTCAGGATCTTGTCGTGCTCGTGCTCGACCTGATCGCGCGACACCACTGCCTGCTCCAACCGCTCCAGCACAGCAAGGATCTGAACCAGGATGGCGAGCGTGGTGATGTCGTTCATGGCAGGACTCTGGGTCGCGTGTCACTGAGGAGTATGATAAAGTCACCTTTGAGGTGACCTCGTGGCAGATCGATCAGGTGTAGACCGGGAGATGTTTGTTAAGACCGGCTTCAGCGCGGAGGAAGCGGGCCAGTTGCTGCGGAGGAAGCGCCGGGCGCTGGACCTGACTCTCGAGGACGTGGTGGCGCGGAGCAACGTCCCCTCAAAGCAGTATCTAAGCAAGCTTGAGTCGGGGACAGTCCACCCCGGGCGCTCCCGGTACGTTGGGAGCCTGGCACCAGTGCTTGGCCTGAGCGAGCAGGAGATGGCCAACATCACCAACCAACCACGACCGATGGAGGCTGTTGACCTGCTCAGGCCCAGTCACCTGGATGCGGTGGGCGTGCTGGCAGGGCTGAGCCTCCCGCCCCTTGGTGCCTATGTCCTCGAGCGGGAACCGGGGATCATC
The sequence above is a segment of the Deinococcus budaensis genome. Coding sequences within it:
- a CDS encoding helix-turn-helix domain-containing protein — its product is MFVKTGFSAEEAGQLLRRKRRALDLTLEDVVARSNVPSKQYLSKLESGTVHPGRSRYVGSLAPVLGLSEQEMANITNQPRPMEAVDLLRPSHLDAVGVLAGLSLPPLGAYVLEREPGIIVMDATEDEKRLVAGRQYVMILRERPQGTQVFLRARALREGEASLVLATSDRLYRPDEVRIVGRIVFEGQLL